A region of uncultured Anaeromusa sp. DNA encodes the following proteins:
- the hisF gene encoding imidazole glycerol phosphate synthase subunit HisF has product MLTKRIIPCLDVKDGRVVKGTNFVGLRDAGDPVELASRYDGELADELVFLDITASCEERNTMVQVVERTASQVFIPFTVGGGIRGVEDVRRMLTAGADKASFNTAAVKNPQLLRECANAFGRQCIVLAVDAKACGDNRWEVYVNGGRTPTGMDVLEWVRKATELGAGEILLTSMDKDGTKDGYDIPLTRAVAEAVNVPVIASGGAGEMSHFYDVLTAGKADAVLAASVFHYGQFTVRQVKDYLRSRQVEVRY; this is encoded by the coding sequence ATGCTGACGAAGCGTATCATTCCCTGTTTGGACGTAAAAGATGGCCGGGTGGTCAAAGGGACTAATTTTGTCGGCCTCCGTGACGCTGGCGATCCGGTGGAGCTGGCATCGCGTTATGATGGCGAGCTGGCGGATGAACTGGTCTTCCTTGATATTACCGCTTCTTGCGAAGAACGCAATACCATGGTGCAGGTTGTGGAGCGCACGGCGTCACAAGTCTTTATTCCCTTTACCGTCGGCGGCGGTATTCGCGGCGTGGAGGATGTGCGGCGCATGCTGACGGCTGGAGCCGATAAGGCTTCTTTTAATACGGCGGCGGTCAAAAATCCTCAACTACTGCGCGAATGCGCTAACGCTTTCGGGCGGCAGTGCATTGTGCTGGCAGTAGATGCCAAAGCCTGCGGCGATAATCGCTGGGAAGTCTATGTCAATGGCGGCAGGACGCCGACAGGTATGGATGTGTTGGAATGGGTCCGTAAGGCTACGGAATTGGGAGCCGGAGAAATTCTGCTCACAAGCATGGACAAGGACGGCACAAAAGACGGCTATGACATTCCTCTGACACGCGCTGTAGCAGAGGCTGTCAATGTGCCTGTGATCGCGTCCGGCGGCGCCGGCGAAATGAGTCATTTTTATGATGTTTTGACTGCTGGCAAAGCGGACGCGGTGCTGGCGGCTTCGGTATTTCACTATGGACAATTTACAGTGCGGCAGGTTAAAGACTATTTGCGAAGCCGACAAGTGGAGGTGCGTTATTAA